In a genomic window of Gloeothece verrucosa PCC 7822:
- a CDS encoding terpene synthase family protein: MRKPKNQTKLEKVLSAAMPNQLQISHYINYYQKILEQLKLSVSSRELKVLLPLVNLIFEVDSLYDIKEKTFARSEVEDLREKMSILLSESSSLTQPAIEHFFKAIEEESDEAPLLSLKEYLQISRYSIGAELLSNYIAYILNISPAIWFSKKITSFREEIYTLIRLANDYLDVKGEQPRKEKEKEQVKAIQFFSNPLLFQGYFLVRYIFHKLNYYFFQVQSFLNLIFKKENEELKAIICAESILIWAYKVYVIDQNSVHQF, translated from the coding sequence TTGAGAAAGCCAAAAAATCAAACAAAGTTAGAGAAAGTTTTGAGTGCAGCTATGCCAAATCAATTGCAAATCTCTCATTACATTAATTATTACCAGAAAATTTTAGAACAGTTGAAACTTTCCGTGAGTTCAAGAGAGTTAAAAGTGCTTCTTCCTTTAGTTAATCTAATTTTTGAGGTGGATTCTCTCTATGATATAAAAGAAAAGACTTTTGCTCGTTCAGAGGTCGAGGATCTTCGAGAAAAAATGAGCATATTATTGTCTGAATCTTCCTCTTTAACACAACCAGCTATAGAACATTTTTTTAAAGCCATAGAAGAAGAGTCAGATGAAGCCCCACTACTTTCTTTAAAAGAATACTTACAGATTAGCCGTTACAGCATTGGAGCAGAACTTCTCTCTAATTATATAGCTTATATTCTTAATATATCTCCCGCAATTTGGTTCTCTAAAAAAATAACAAGTTTCCGAGAAGAAATTTATACTTTAATTCGTCTAGCCAATGATTATTTAGATGTTAAGGGAGAGCAGCCCAGAAAAGAGAAAGAAAAAGAGCAAGTTAAAGCGATACAATTTTTTTCTAATCCTCTTCTTTTTCAAGGTTATTTCTTAGTCCGTTACATTTTTCATAAACTTAATTATTATTTCTTTCAAGTTCAAAGTTTCTTAAATTTAATATTTAAAAAAGAAAATGAGGAATTGAAAGCAATTATCTGTGCAGAATCGATTTTGATTTGGGCTTATAAAGTCTATGTAATAGACCAAAATTCCGTTCACCAGTTTTGA